The nucleotide window CAAGTCCGTTTAAAGTGACTCTCAGGTTTGGACCCTGGTTGATTCTTCAGGCGTCTGTGAGCAGCCCGTGTTGTTTTCGTGCAGCTTCCGCACATGCTTTTTCAAATCAAAGTTCCGACAAAAGCCTTTTCCGCACGTCCCGCACGTGAACGGCTTCTTGTCGTTGTGCGTGTGCATGTGGAAGGTCAAGTTGTAGATCTGATGGAAGGCTTTGCTGCAGATCGTGCACTTGaactgtttctcgccgctgtgcgtcagtttgtggtttttgtaattgcctaaagaaaaaaaaaggtataattgaatgcaaaaaaaaaaaaaaaatccaaactcaAGCATCTGAGGAAAGGGTTGTTTTCTTAATCACTGCTTTGCATGCTGAAGTCAAGAAGTTGTCAAACTCGCTCACGATCAAACCCTTAAACAGCCTGAAACTGTCAGATTATAAAGCGCAAAGGCTTTGCGCCTTGACccataaaaaattaacaaattcttTTTAGCATTAAGTGACAGTTCATATTTCCATCCAAGCCCGTGTGCGTGTTTCTGCTGTTCTCTGAGCTGAAAATGAATCTCCCAAGTTTGCCTTAATTCTTACCTTTTTGGTGAAACCCTTTTCCGCAAAACTCACACACGAACGGTTTGTATCCGGCATGGATGCGCACGTGCGTGTTTAACGTCGAGCTCCGGTTGAACGCTTTTCCGCACTGGGTGCATTTATGAGGTTTTTCCTGTGAACAGGTTGGTATGACTGGTTTTACTGAGGCTACATGGAGTGCACGTTTAAGCATTTTAGTGCACAATATGCGCGATGCTGtctctcataataataataataataataataataaatgcaacACTGATGTGTTTAGACAGCACACATTTTGACAGcactcacttgtgtgtgtataattttatGTCGACACAGTGTGCTGGCCTGGCGGAAGCCTTTCCCGCACACTTTGCAAACGAACGGTCTGGCCCCCGTGTGCACCGGCATGTGGCGGGTGAGGTTGTAGTGCGCATTAAACACCtatgagggaaaaaaaagacaTGCACTGATTTTAGTGTtgagaaacagaaagaaagatTGAGCAGTCATGGTGCTcaagaacaattttttttttgcatggacttttgtgtgtgtggaattgtgtttataataataatgtgcATCATTATTTCATAATGTAGAGTCCTGCAAAAAGATTGAATTGACACTTTTGATGTGTAAATAATTATCTGATGGATTTCACTGTGATGAAAATGTTCTTGTTGGACTGTAGAAAGAACTATTTGTTGTATTTCCGAATAATTTACCTTTCCACAAACTTCGCACGTGAAGTTCTTGGGTTTCCCGTCCGCCGGACAGGTATTCGCCTTGCTGTGCACTTTGGCGCTGTTCTTCTCAGAACCCAGCCCGTGGTTCTCCTTCATGAGATGGTCCAGCTGTCCGGGCAGACGCTCTTTATGTGGATACTGCGGCGTGGGCACTTTCTCAACCAGTTTTGCGCTCTCGAGCAGCAGCAGCTTCTGGTGCGCAGTCATCGCCTGGGCCTGCGAATTGGCGACCACTGAAGAAAGCAGATGTCCACTGAGCAGCTCGGGTTGGTGATACGCAGCATCCAGGTAATTGAAATAGTACAAAGATGCGTTGCCTGGCATGGTCATTGCTTGATGGATAACTTGAGGTTTGATCACCCTGCTCCCTGGCAGCAAGTCCGTTTTAGTGCATGCGCCGCAGCTGGATTTGCACGCCGCCGCCGCCGCTGCCGAGGCGCACAGCGCACCCCGGAAATTGGCTCTCCAAAATTCGGAGTAGTTCACCAGAGCTTTGGCGTGGAGGTCGTAGGCGAAAGGTTGGATGGGAATCATGCAAGGGACTGGCGCGCACAAACCCGTCGTCCTCTTCCCTTCAGTGTTGTCCGGTCCTCTGCGCTCCTCAGTCGTCTTGGACATGATCCTATCGATGGAGAAAGCCAAGGGTTTTGGAGAGGACTCGACCGCGCTCCTGGGCTCGAGTCTCGGGCAGGACATGACCGTGTCCAGGGGCAAAGAGCTCGCCATtgcgacttcttcttcttcttttttttccccctgcctaACTTGGTATGAGCAGCGTCCTTCACCGGTGTGTCTCCTGCTGGAAGCCAGAGAATCAGAGACACTACATCAGTTTTAATAAGCACCTCGCTTTCACAGTGTCACCCCTTCTCCCCCTTCCCTCCTCCCATTTACATTCAAATGACCATCTCGGGAACAATAGCATCCAGGGGTAGCAGATTAATGCTCATTAACTAGTACACACAAAATTAACAGGACATTACAGAGCTCGTTAAGGAAAGAATAAGACAGAACTTCCCCCTCCGATGCCAAGTTCAGTCGTGGAAAACGCACAGccaggaaaggggaaaaaaaggtgaTGATGTAGTTtaccttctcccccccccccgacagcaAGTGGTGTATTCACTGCTAACTGCGCTCTGTCACATTTTCCACACACTTTCTGATGAGCTCCTTTCTCTCGGGGTGACACAGAAAAGCCAtctccatcaccatcaccatctccATCTCCTGTCCCTTCTGCTATACCGCCCATTTATACGCAGCCATGGGGGTGGCAATGTTCTGCAGGACAAAGAGTACAGATtattagttatagttatgtgtctGGGCCCAAATCTAGTTGCACttacatttcacacacacacttcatatatatatgtatgtatatatgtgcgtAAAAAGCAGCcttgtgttttattcttcttattctttttattataataTATGAAAGAGATGCATCTGGACATAAATATTTTACACTCCCAGAAATAAAGGTTGTATCGTCAAGGGtacattttaattaatttatttatttacctgttAAGGTGCATGTTTTGAACTTTTTAATTAGATATAAATTAGGGCATTGGAGATacaatctgaatttttttttaaaacgtgtGTTATAGTCACATCTCCAGATAACAGCTTTAGTGCAGGGTTTCTGTATTCCTCAGAGTTTTTAGATGAAATCATGTtgaatttttatatttttaagCCTGTTTTGATTGTTTGATTACTTGGATGAATTTTCTAACGTTTTTGCTGCCTTTATTGATTTGTTTTATTGATGTGTACGTTTTCCCCACACCAGACAGATTGTTAAGATTTCTGAGCTGTCAGCGGTTGTGTGTGAACTCATTTAAAGTCAAactttttctttcctttcttgcCTCCGACTTGTTTCAGTTTTCATCTCCACTCTTTAATCCTCGTCATTTCCAATGGCATTTCCAGGCCCGTTGATACTTTGCTATTTGTATAATGAACAAGGTCCAGTTTCCACCTGTTTAAGGAGTAAATTGCGAGAGCAGAGCCTCCCTCGGATCCTATTAAacgtttttttcccctccttggtCCATTCACAAGAGCCAATTTTGCAGTGCGATTCAGAGCTCAGACTCGGGAGAgggggaaaggggaaaaaaaaagaagcagcagCTCTTTCACTTTTCGCCACTAAAGCACTGCGTGGAACCTGGTTttgtggtgttgtttttttttcccccgcgaAATAAAAGAAGGGATTAAAGGAGGAAAGAAAAGACTCCGCTTGAGCAGAGGTATAGCAAGCAAATAAAAAGAGGCCCTTAAAAAAAGCGGTGCGTAAAAAAGAGAAAAGTTCGCTGGAATCCAGAGTTTTGTGCGCTCGCTCGCTACAATGGCCAGTCCCCCCTGTCGTCTTTTCTTCCTGAGGACCTGCTTGAATTCATTTGTTTGCAGACGATTTTACCTGAGACTCACAACAAATTGTTCCCCCAAATCCCTCCAGAATTAAAGCAGCGCGCTTTTCCATTCCAGACCGCCTCCCgcattgattattattatttatattttggtTTAAACTTCAGAAATTCTTCCAATGCTTTCAGACCTAACATGTTAGTGTCTTGGTTGAATTTTAGCAGTGATGCAGAGAGGAAAATATTTTCATGAGTTTGATTTACAGCCCAGTTTTACAAAGTCGCTGCAACTTTGCGTCTTTCTGTCAAGTCAGTTTTGATTCTTGAGCGTCAAGAATTTTCTTCTTCTCTGACGAAGAAATGCAAGAAGAGACATTTTTGGTGGAAGGAATattttggatggatggatttaatttATGTCGGTgccacaatttataattttcctccACAAACATAAAAGTAGGCTATGAAAtgaagatttgtgtgtgtgtgtgtgtgtgtgtgtgtgtgtgtgtgtgagacaaaaaAGAACGCCTTTCATTTTAATAAGGAAGTAAAATGTGTCTGTAAGATGAGTTGAGTGAAGCTGTGAGGGAACAGTGAACTCTGAAATATTATTAGATGTTATCATGGAGGCTCTCATGAAGCACTCGGATGTTGGAAATGAGTTTAAAGGAAGAAAGCAAGAAAAGTCAGACGTGTGATACCAGGATTTGCCCAGGGTGTTTcatgcatggtgtgtgtgtgtgtgtgtgtgtgtatgattgaATGAGGCCGCACCTGCAGCCTTTAAGCGGCCTCCTCTCACTGCACTCATATGCTAATGATCCGCCTCTAATTTGAGTTTATTCAGACGCAATTACCAGCTTGTCCACACAATAAACATTGACCCTATTGCTGTAAACTGGGCTCAGCACTCAGTGTTAACACCAGCTAACACACACAGccgcatttacaacacagaaacTGTTTATATGATAAAGGTGCGTTTATTTAAGGGGAGGAAATTATGTTTCAAAAGCCATTCAGATAGAACATGGTGCATCCCTCTTCAGTGGctggatgtttgtttgttttggagtGATCTTGAGTATTAGAGCACGATCTGAAATTTATAGAATGTAGTATTTAttattatctctcatctcattatgtgtagccgctttatcctgttctacagggtcgcaggcaagctggagcctatcctagctgactacgggcgaaaggcggggtacaccctggacaagtcgccaggtcatcacagggctgacacatagacaaacaaccattcacactcgcattcacacctacggtcaatttagagtcaccagttaacctaacctgcatgtctttggactgtgggggaaactggagcacccggaggaaacccacgcggacacggggagaacatgcaaactccgcacagaaaggccctcgtcggccactgggctcgaacccggaaccttcttgctgtgaggcgacagcgctaaccactacaccaccgtgccgcccctattattattagttTTAAAGATACCAAATGACTTCACTGTCCCTCAAGATCTTCAGTACACCAGGTTTTTAAAAATATGCATCCTATTATTTCGTTTTACATTTGATATTTATTAAAGGTCTGATTATACAGtcttgcaaagaaatgctgtttaAAATGACATGTTTCTATATCGAAACAAAGTCAGTTTTGGTGTGATGATCCTTtgatgaaaaaataaaataaaatggtagTTTCAGGTccagcgagtgcagttttataaagaaatcagctgtaggtttgactgagcatcttacagaaccagccgcagttcttttggacactttgactgtcagacttttgcaccaaaacccagtcgtCTTTATTAAGATTGCATTTTTGGGTCCGGaaagtgtaatatgctgctttcttgtctgacatacaaatatttttctgtggcggtacggtggtgtcgtggttagcactgtcgtctcacagcaagaaggttctgggttcgagcccggtggttgacgggggcgtttctgtgtagagtttgcatgttcttgccatgtctgtgtgggtttcctccaggtggtctggtttcctccacagtccaaagacatgcaggttaggataattggtggctctaaattgagcgtaggtgtgaatgtgagtgtgaatggttgtctgtgtctatgtgtcagccctgtgatgacctggcgacttgtccagggtgtaccccgcctttcgcccgtagtcagctgggataggctccagcttgcccgcgactctgcacaggataagcggtgacgGGTAATGGattttaattttgtgttggaTAACTCATGTTTGGAAATCTATTTTTTTTGACTGACTCCATAATGTAGGAAAAAAAGTGTGtactgaaaaaaatagggtgcctcagacttgtgcacaggtctgtctgtctgtcacccaAAATTGAGTTTGGCACAGGGAGATCTTATCTGCGGATCCACCAAATTCCTACTCATTGGAGCACGCTCAGTTGAATTTCAAACGCTACTTCATGAATGTCCACATACATCTCCGTATATAATCATGAACCATTAATAAAACATCAGAACTTCATTTATGTCGAATAATATGTGAAATATAATGTATAATACAATGAATAGGAATGTTGTGTTACATAAACTCTTGGATTTGACACATAATGGAAATCCTGAGCTACAGCTGATGGAGCTAAATCCACCCCAGTAGCCAACATCTTTAATGAGGGAGGAAAAAAGTAGGTGGAACCTTCATGTCACATCAGGGATTCTTTTAAAGACAAGTTTAGAAAAGACTTTTCAACCCGTCTGTTCATCCTCGCTTGCTCGCTCGCTCACCCTGACGCCCTGTAggcctgtcagttgccagcctgttacaaggctgtctgtgtctatcttaAGCACGCTTCATCTACCGCCGGCTTGCTAGGCCTGTCGTAGCTACaccagacaagcaaccattcacacacacatattcacacctatgggcaatttagagtagccagttaacctgactgcatttctttgggggaaaccggagcacctggaggaaacccccgcagacacggggagaacatgcaaactcatctGTTCATCCTAATGGAGTGTATTTtaaattgaaatgtgttgctgtgacATCTGGAGATTAGTATGTAAATATTAACGTGCTTTGTTTCTGTTGTATTCTCTTTGTGTAATATTTGTTCCCTTTCTCAGTGTGTGACAAAATCATGAACTCATGAGAATCTGTCTTTCATTTGCTCAGAAGATACTGAAGTGTTTCACATAAGCACTGTCATGGATTGAGGACGGTGTAATTACCAATCTCAACAAGGTGACAACAGGCTTTGTCATAATAGAGagcaagaggagagagagagagtgtgtgtgtgtgtggggttgagAACATGTCTTGACTGGGTGACatcaacacacacgcacacacattgatTGTCTATTAATGAATGGCTGAACTGCATCGACGGTTCTCACGGGTTGAACCCGAGTCCTTCTAATTACAACCTGAAGCTTGAGACGTTGCTTTTGCACGCCAAAAGAGGTGCGAGAACACAAGACGTGACATGCGAACGTGTCACTGTAACTACTCACGTTTTCTTCCAGGGGGGAATTTTCATTGTTTTGCAACATTTTTTGGATAAGTGATGATTTGGAATGGATTCTTcaatatcatatatcatatcatatcatatcatatcatatcatatcatatcatatatacCAAACAATTCGGAAAATCATCTAAATTCAGCAAGGTATGAATGATTTCTCAAAGACTGTATATATGTTTTTTATCTGTAGGAGGTGGTGACATCTGATGCATATCTGCTCTGGAATGAACCTTGGTGTTTTGGGAGGTAGTTGAAGACAAAGCAAAAAGAGCACAAAACTGGACAGTTTCTTGTCACTGAAGAGACACCTTTAgcgtattttaaaaaagatttaaGGTATATAATTAGGCTCTAATTGTATTTTTCAGTAAAGAGAATAgagtaggggtggcacggtggtgtagtggttagcgctgtcgcctcacagcaagaaggtccgggtttgagccccgtggccggcgagggtctttctgtgtggagtttgcatgttgtccgcgtgggggtgctccggtttcccccacagtccaaagacatgcaggttatgttaactgatgactctaaggccaagtttacattagaccgtatctgtctcgttttcttcgcggatgcactgcccgtttacattaaaacgcctggaaacgccgggaaacggtaatccgccagggtccacgtattcaatccagatcgtgtctggtccggtgctgtgtaaacattgaggatacgcagatacgctgtgctgagctctagctggcgtcgtcattggacaacgtcactgtgacatccaccttcctgattcgctggcattggtcatgtgacgcgactgctgaaaaacggcgcggacttccgccttgtatcacctttcattaaagagtataaaagtatgaaaatactgcaaatactgatgcaaatactgcccattgtgtagttatgattgtctttaggcttgccatccttccacttgcaagtagtaagtgacgcgcattcccgacatgcactgagatcacacacacagcggctcagtcccgaatcactgctcgtgcactccactcgcgcgctctgtgagctgcgcagggctggagtgcgcaccctccagagggcactcgctgttcagggcggagtgatttggagcgcaggatgcctgcggagccgagcgtatctgtgtattggcgttgctgtgtgcacgcgaatcgtgtattggcgttgctgtgtgcacgctaatcgttttaaaaacgttaatctgatgatccgctgatacagtctaatgtaaaccccatctaaattgaccgtaggtgtgaatgtgagtgtgaatggttgtctgtgtctatgtgtcagccctgtgatgacctggcgacttgtccagggtgtaccccgcctttcgcccgtagtcagctgggataggctccagcttgcctgcaaccctgtagaacaggataaagcggctacagataatgagatgagatgagaatagagTACTAAAAGtacacttaaaggtcccatggcatggtggtttgttgatgctttaaacgggctcgtggaggtttccggatgttatatccgcagcctttctcgaaatgaaccctcggcacgtaaatatagcctcc belongs to Neoarius graeffei isolate fNeoGra1 chromosome 26, fNeoGra1.pri, whole genome shotgun sequence and includes:
- the fezf2 gene encoding fez family zinc finger protein 2, whose amino-acid sequence is MASSLPLDTVMSCPRLEPRSAVESSPKPLAFSIDRIMSKTTEERRGPDNTEGKRTTGLCAPVPCMIPIQPFAYDLHAKALVNYSEFWRANFRGALCASAAAAAACKSSCGACTKTDLLPGSRVIKPQVIHQAMTMPGNASLYYFNYLDAAYHQPELLSGHLLSSVVANSQAQAMTAHQKLLLLESAKLVEKVPTPQYPHKERLPGQLDHLMKENHGLGSEKNSAKVHSKANTCPADGKPKNFTCEVCGKVFNAHYNLTRHMPVHTGARPFVCKVCGKGFRQASTLCRHKIIHTQEKPHKCTQCGKAFNRSSTLNTHVRIHAGYKPFVCEFCGKGFHQKGNYKNHKLTHSGEKQFKCTICSKAFHQIYNLTFHMHTHNDKKPFTCGTCGKGFCRNFDLKKHVRKLHENNTGCSQTPEESTRVQT